From Coturnix japonica isolate 7356 chromosome 1, Coturnix japonica 2.1, whole genome shotgun sequence, the proteins below share one genomic window:
- the GRTP1 gene encoding growth hormone-regulated TBC protein 1 encodes MAGLEDGREWAYRVDPYGFERPDDFDYASYEAFFSRYLVVLTRRAIKWSKLLKGKNSIQKSLKVKRYIRKGIPNEHRALIWMIVSGAQTNMEQNPGYYQRLLEGEKNDKLVEAIKTDMNRTFPDNVKFRRTADPCLQHTLYNVLVAYGHHNKAVGYCQGMNFIAGYLILITKNEEESFWLLDALIGRILPDYYSPAMLGLKTDQEVLGELVKMKVPAVAELMERHGVMWTLVVSRWFICLFIDILPVETVLRIWDCLFYEGSKIIFRVALTLIKQHQAFILEATNFPDICDKFKQITKGTFVTECHTFMQKIFTEPGSLSMATIDKLRETCRDKVLAQG; translated from the exons ATGGCCGGGCTGGAGGACGGCCGGGAGTGGGCGTACAG gGTTGATCCGTATGGGTTTGAGAGGCCAGACGACTTTGATTATGCGTCCTATGAAGCGTTCTTTTCCAGATACCTCGTGGTGCTCACCAGAAGAGCCATCAAATGGTCCAAGCTcctgaaggggaaaaacagcatACAGAAGAGTTTAAAAG tgaagAGATATATCAGGAAAGGCATTCCCAATGAACACCGTGCATTGATCTGGATGATCGTGAGTGGGGCTCAAACCAACATGGAGCAAAACCCTGGATACTATCAGAGGCTGctagaaggagagaaaaacgACAAGCTGGTTGAAGCAATCAAAACAG ACATGAACAGAACATTTCCAGATAATGTGAAATTCCGCAGGACGGCTGATCCCTGCTTGCAGCATACGCTCTACAATGTGTTGGTGGCATATGGACATCACAATAAGGCGGTAGGATATTGTCAG ggCATGAATTTCATAGCTGGATACCTGATTCTTATtacaaaaaatgaagaggagTCCTTTTGGTTGCTAGATGCCCTTATTGGAAGAATATTGCCTG ATTATTACAGTCCTGCAATGCTGGGCCTGAAAACTGACCAGGAAGTCCTGGGAGAGCTGGTGAAGATGAAAGTTCCAGCTGTGGCTGAGCTGATGGAAAGACATGGAGTCATGTGGACCCTTGTGGTGTCACGCTGGTTCATCTGCTTGTTCATTGACATCCTTCCAGTGGAG ACTGTGCTCCGAATATGGGATTGCTTGTTCTACGAAGGGTCGAAGATCATCTTCCGCGTGGCCTTAACGCTAATTAAGCAACACcaagcttttattttggaaGCCACGAATTTCCCAGACATTTGTGACAAGTTTAAGCAGATCACCAAAGGAACATTTGTAACAGAGTGTCACACCTTCATGCAG aaaatattcacagaacCTGGCAGTCTGTCCATGGCAACAATCGACAAGCTCCGAGAGACGTGCAGAGACAAGGTGCTTGCTCAGGGATAG
- the LAMP1 gene encoding lysosome-associated membrane glycoprotein 1, which yields MTGRGCLLSPYPPLLAALLPPPHASCPAMARVLLAAVLLECFPFCVLCFLTPQFAHFFLPQNATSQSLSSCGEGNASHPVLALGFGAGHLIRLDFSKTPDEYQVEELIFYYNLSDETLFPNASEGKVMEATQKSVIQARIGTEYRCINSKNIHMKHVNVTFSNVTLEAYPTNGTFSTNKTECREDMVSTTTVASTTSKHITSQVPTTSPAPTTAPSSPAVGKYNVTGANGTCVLASMGLQLNITYLKKDEKVGLDLLNFVPGNTIASGTCENTSAFLNLAFEKTKITFHFVLNATSEKFFLQGVKVSTTLPSEAKAPTFEASNDSMNELRASVGNSYKCSAEENLQVTDKALVNVFNVQVQAFKVDGDKFGAVEECQLDENNMLIPIIVGAALAGLVLIVLIAYLIGRKRSHAGYQTI from the exons aatgttttcccttttgtgtGCTCTGTTTTCTTACCCCACAGTTTGCacacttcttccttccccaaAATGCCACATCACAGTCGCTCAGCTCGTGTGGTGAAGGTAACGCATCTCATCCAGTTCTAGCATTGGGTTTTGGAGCAGGACACTTGATACGTCTGGATTTCTCAAAAACTCCGGATGAGTACCAGGTTGAAGAGCTAATTTTCTACTACAATCTGTCTGATGAAACTTTATTCCCTAATGCATCTGAAG GAAAAGTGATGGAAGCAACACAAAAATCTGTTATTCAGGCACGTATTGGCACGGAATACAGATGCATCAACTCCAAGAACATCCATATGAAACATGTGAACGTTACTTTCAGCAATGTTACTTTGGAAGCCTATCCCACAAATGGCACTTTCAGTACCAACA aGACAGAATGTAGGGAAGATATGGTCTCTACAACCACTGTAGCATCAACAACTTCGAAACACATTACTAGCCAGGTTCCAACAACCAGCCCAGCACCAACTACAGCACCCTCCAGTCCTGCAGTTGGTAAATACAACGTGACTGGCGCCAATGGAACCTGTGTCCTTGCCTCAATGGGGTTACAGCTCAACATCACCTATctaaaaaaagatgaaaag GTGGGGTTAGATCTGCTGAATTTCGTACCAGGTAACACAATTGCTTCTGGAACATGTGAGAATACATCCGCCTTCTTGAATCTGGcttttgagaaaacaaagatcacCTTCCACTTTGTACTG aatGCAACTAGTGAGAAATTCTTCCTGCAAGGCGTGAAAGTCAGCACAACTCTGCCTTCTGAAGCAAAAG CTCCAACATTTGAAGCATCGAATGACAGCATGAATGAACTGAGAGCTTCAGTGGGGAACTCCTACAAGTGCAGCGCGGAGGAGAATCTTCAGGTCACAGACAAAGCCCTTGTCAATGTATTTAATGTTCAGGTCCAGGCTTTCAAGGTTGATGGAGACAAGTTTGGGGCAG tGGAAGAATGTCAGCTGGATGAAAACAACATGCTGATCCCTATAATAGTTGGTGCAGCCCTTGCTGGTCTGGTTCTAATTGTCCTGATCGCTTACTTGATTGGCAGAAAGAGGAGCCACGCTGGGTACCAAACCATTTAA